GTGGAACGGGGTCCAGTGAGAGATGATGTGCTCGCGAGGGATTCCTTCCTGAGACAAGAGATCGTCTGGCTCCGCTGCCATTGGATCGCGGAGCCCCTCGAGGGTGACGATACGGCCGTCGCGTTCCAGTGTCGTCACGACGACTCCGGGCATAGTTCGGATTCTCTGCGTCAGCTGTTGCCATCGCTGGTTGTTTTGATAGGTGGTCCAGCCCCAGAAGGCTGTGGAGAGGGCGATGACAGTGAGGGCCACCCAGGTCATTGGGGAGGTTCTCGTGCGGGGAGTTTCGTATTGAGTCTGCACACATTCCATGAGGCGGTCGTGCGTGGCCTCGAAGCTCGAAGGGTTTCCGTCGAATGCGGCGAACGCGTCGGCATAGTCGAGCTGGATCGATTCGAGGGTTTGCTGCACCTGAGCCCGAAGATAGCCCGGTGCGGTTCCCCTGACGACGCAGGCCAGAATGGCCTGGGAACTTTGTTCGATCAAGACCCGGCATTCTCCAACCTCCAGGGTATTCAGGGTCTGTCCTCGCGGGGTATTGAAGGTGTCCTGCACAAAGGTTTGAATGGCCGTCAGCATGCCGGATACCAGCTGTTGATCATGAATGATAGCGGTATCCGATCCGACGTGATGGAGCAGGAGGCCGGTGTCGCGATGAATGAGAAAGAGTTGCTCCACTCGAAAGCGCAGCGTGTGCAGGAGGACGATTTCGGCGAATGGTCGTCCTGTTCGCCAGGCCTCTATTCTCCAGGCGAGCCCTTTGGGGGACAGGCTGTGATCGATGGTCTGATTGAACGACTGCATCATCCCTTGCAGCGTGCGGACGATCGCTTGGCGGATGGCCGGGCCCATGATGGGGGCGATGGCCTCAGCGATCACATGGGGATTGCGGCGTACAGAACTCGTCAGTGCGGTCTGAACATGCGGTGTGAGTGCGGCGGTCAGTCGCTCGTCCTGTTTGCCGCGCAAGGTGATGGCCTCGGCGAGGACTTTGCTGACGGAAGGCGCATTGGTCTCCGTATGTTCCAGACGATTGCGGAGCTCGGTAAGCTGGGTTTGTTCCGGGGCAAGGAGCAGCGTGCGAAGTTCCGCCCACTCTTGTTTCAACTCGGGGCTCGCGGCGGTATCAGCCGAGGAGGGCTGGGGGCTGGGCCGGGGTTGATTCATCAAAATGGGCTCCTTGCATGCGGGCGACTAGGATGTGGGCGAGCCCTGCTGGAGTTTCTGAGATAGCTCAGCTAACAGCTCTGCGAGTGCCGTACGGTCTGTTTTGGCGTGCCGCAGATCTGCGACGGAACGATTGAGAGAGTCTGAGAGTTGGTCTTGTGTGGATCGGATCGTTTCCTTGAGCGCGGTGACATGATCTAGGACTTCGTGGCGGAGCGTGCGTTCGGACTGATCGGTTTGTTGGGCCAGGTCGGTGGCTTTGCGTTCGACCACGGCTCCGAGGCTGGTGAGATCCCTGACGAGGTGCTGCAAGGCTTCGCTGCGGACTTCCTGTTCATGCTGCAAACGACCGGACAGGACGGCTACTTCCTGCTGCATGAAGGCTTCGAGCGCATCGAATCGTTTCGTGAGCTCGGCTCTGAGCGCGGCAGCTTCCTTGACGAGATTTTGTTCAAGGGCGGAGAAGCGCCGGTCGTGATCACGGACTTGTGCTCCGAAGAGGATGTCGCGAATCTTTTCGAGATTGCCGTTCTGTGCATTGTCGTCACCTGATAGGAAATGCGTCGACGTGGAAGACTCGACGACGAGCGAAGGGGCTTGGGTGTCAGCGGCTTCTGTTGACATAAGCGACTCCTTGGTCACGTGCTCTGGAGCATGATGGCGCCATGGTCCAGGATAAGAGAGTGATGTATTGCGCCGTCCGCGGAGGATGGCAAACGTGCGGGTCATCCCCTACGGGCACAGGGCCTCTGCGCCGCTATGTTAACACCGGCGATTTGCTGTCAACAAGGTGCTGGGTAGGGAATCTGTAGCCTAGGCTGATGAAGAGGGAGGCAGCGCTGTCTGGCTGGATTTGGGCTCAATGGTCTCAATGATCCCGCCCCCTAGGACTCGGTCCTCGTCATAAAACACAGCGGATTGCCCGGGACTGAGTGCCCGCTGTGGCGTGCTAAATTGAACGATCATCCTTCCGGCAGACAGAGGAATAGTCGTAGCTGACGATGGGGGTGTGGCGTAACGCACTTTACAGTCGACTCGGGACGGCGCGGCTAGAAGTCTGGGATCAAGGATATTGAGGTCTTTTACTGTACAGGAGGAGCTGAGCAGGTGTTCTTCCGGTCCAAGAACGATTGTGTTAGTAGCAGGTTGAACCCGCTGGACGTAGAGGCGTTGTCCGGTGGCGATGCCGAGCCCTCTTCTTTGTCCCGGTGTATAAAATGGAATCCCCTCGTGGGTTCCTAGCGTGGTTCCGGTTTCGTCGACGAAGTGTCCGGGCGTGCTTTGGAGATCGGGTTGTTCCTGGAGGAAGGTCCGGTAATCGCCATGACTGACAAAGCAGATTTCCTGACTCTCTTTCATCTCCTCTTCCGGAAGCCCGAGCGAGGCGGCTTCTCGCCAGACATCGGCTTTCTGCATTTGTCCTACAGGAAATAGCAATCGGTTCAGCCAGGATGCCTGGAGGCGGTAGAGGAAATAGCTTTGATCCTTCCTGGCATCAGCTCCTTTCCTGAGGGAG
This portion of the Nitrospira sp. genome encodes:
- the mnmA gene encoding tRNA 2-thiouridine(34) synthase MnmA — its product is MSRPTVLLGMSGGVDSSVAALLLTRQGFEVHGVTLQVWEHENEEVAASKRWEERGCCKVGIARYVAKQLNIPHELVDSRAEFRTAVIDDFVSAYASGTTPNPCVRCNERVKLRQLIELADSKGISFVATGHYAHVDRGGEPLSLRKGADARKDQSYFLYRLQASWLNRLLFPVGQMQKADVWREAASLGLPEEEMKESQEICFVSHGDYRTFLQEQPDLQSTPGHFVDETGTTLGTHEGIPFYTPGQRRGLGIATGQRLYVQRVQPATNTIVLGPEEHLLSSSCTVKDLNILDPRLLAAPSRVDCKVRYATPPSSATTIPLSAGRMIVQFSTPQRALSPGQSAVFYDEDRVLGGGIIETIEPKSSQTALPPSSSA